In a single window of the Acidobacteriota bacterium genome:
- a CDS encoding serine/threonine protein kinase: protein MPEPTRQRESIDWARLNDLFERALLLDPAERRRFAVDECGSDTALCDELRAMLDAEQAAERRGFLKDAIFSGGASALAFDDETLPERIGDYRVIGDLGRGGMGIVYLAEHVELKQKAAVKVIKRGMDTDEVLRRFKVERQVMAALQHPNIARLLNGGTTDDGRPFFVMEYVEGVPVTTFCDENRLNIDDRLRLFAKICSAVSFAHKNLIIHRDIKPSNILVGTDGEPKLLDFGISKILSDEVVGVTLAETALGMRMMTPEYASPEQVAGAPITTASDIYSLGVLLYELMSGHRPIELAGCSRADISKFIAESEPDAPSTAAVRPRETGREITPETLAEFRNERPDRLRRRLSGDLDNIVLMSLRKEPERRYGSVMQFAEDIERHLTGMPVMARPASFGYLASKFIERHRPQTAAAAAIAVAVLLGFGAAMWQWNAAAAERDRANQRFEQVRQLSNSLISGWDDGLDEAQVSHEARARLIAISAEFLDSLAAQTREPELLAELAEAYLKLGHEFAYQSIDIERARESLANAESIARRLNGEIDDGRYRDLLVRVLYKQDEFFGDTDLQASLENRLERLALRERNLTLAPNDEPAVRWYAAALADVANGMLELGHDVDAREYFLRSIDGYRQRIQLLDANGSDPEAAAKMASTYATIADHYANRLNDIRSAEAAISEAAAIAQRSLEKDLSTGRNAISAVSVHFLSGSIREKAGDTAASEQAYAKAAELAREQLKRGSWSFLARKEYDAYLSLAELAVMRGDRAEALALIERSRESRRKWEAADTNRNNARSRHSGAIHSIVVGKLLISMGETSAGRQELERAAAVLTGVIEESDPMNRKAVRHLAGVYAVLGDSYAGVGLCSGSERPFGGITEQIYYCRPGNLQPSNRSQLNAEAARSFYKRSEAVFARLESSGILTAIDREHLAAVRVRADSSGEIAAIKN, encoded by the coding sequence ATGCCTGAACCGACGCGACAGCGTGAATCGATAGATTGGGCCCGTTTGAACGACCTTTTCGAGCGTGCTCTGTTGCTTGATCCCGCGGAACGCCGGAGATTTGCAGTCGATGAATGCGGCAGCGACACCGCTCTGTGCGATGAGCTGCGGGCAATGCTCGACGCCGAGCAGGCCGCGGAAAGACGCGGCTTCTTGAAGGACGCCATTTTTTCGGGCGGTGCTTCGGCTCTGGCATTTGACGATGAGACGCTGCCTGAACGCATCGGCGATTATCGGGTCATCGGCGACCTCGGCCGGGGCGGCATGGGCATCGTTTATCTGGCCGAACACGTCGAGCTAAAGCAAAAGGCTGCCGTTAAGGTGATAAAGCGCGGCATGGATACGGACGAAGTGCTGCGGCGTTTCAAGGTGGAACGTCAGGTGATGGCCGCATTGCAGCATCCGAACATCGCCCGGCTGCTCAACGGCGGTACGACCGACGACGGACGTCCGTTCTTCGTGATGGAATATGTCGAAGGCGTTCCGGTCACGACTTTTTGCGACGAGAACCGCCTGAACATCGACGACCGGTTGCGGTTATTTGCAAAGATCTGCTCTGCCGTTTCTTTCGCACATAAGAATCTCATCATCCACCGCGACATCAAACCGAGCAACATACTCGTCGGTACTGACGGCGAGCCGAAGCTGCTTGATTTCGGCATTTCAAAAATACTGTCGGACGAGGTCGTCGGTGTGACGCTGGCAGAGACCGCGTTGGGGATGCGGATGATGACGCCGGAATATGCGTCGCCCGAACAGGTCGCCGGTGCGCCGATCACGACCGCGTCAGACATCTACAGCCTCGGCGTTCTGCTTTACGAACTGATGAGCGGCCATCGCCCGATCGAGCTTGCGGGGTGTTCGCGTGCCGACATCTCTAAGTTCATCGCCGAATCCGAGCCCGATGCGCCTTCGACGGCCGCCGTCCGTCCGCGTGAAACCGGCCGGGAAATTACACCCGAAACACTCGCGGAATTTCGCAATGAGCGGCCCGACCGTCTGCGTCGGCGGTTGAGCGGCGATCTGGACAACATAGTTCTGATGTCGCTCAGAAAAGAGCCTGAACGAAGATACGGCTCGGTGATGCAATTCGCAGAGGACATTGAACGACATCTGACCGGTATGCCGGTGATGGCACGGCCCGCGTCGTTCGGCTATCTGGCGTCAAAATTCATAGAACGTCATCGTCCGCAGACGGCCGCTGCGGCCGCGATTGCGGTCGCTGTTCTGCTGGGCTTCGGTGCGGCCATGTGGCAATGGAATGCCGCTGCCGCCGAACGCGACCGGGCAAATCAACGTTTCGAGCAGGTGCGGCAATTATCAAATTCGCTCATTTCCGGCTGGGATGATGGCCTTGATGAGGCCCAGGTCAGCCACGAGGCACGAGCACGTCTGATAGCGATATCGGCAGAGTTTCTGGACAGTTTGGCAGCACAAACAAGGGAACCTGAACTGCTTGCCGAACTTGCAGAGGCGTATCTGAAGCTTGGACACGAATTCGCGTATCAATCGATCGACATCGAACGTGCCCGCGAGAGCCTCGCAAATGCGGAATCTATTGCCCGCCGTTTGAACGGTGAGATCGACGACGGCCGGTATCGCGACCTGCTTGTCCGCGTACTTTACAAACAAGACGAATTTTTCGGCGATACCGATCTGCAGGCTTCACTAGAGAACCGTTTGGAAAGGCTGGCTCTTCGGGAACGCAACCTCACACTCGCCCCAAATGACGAACCGGCCGTCCGTTGGTATGCCGCCGCACTTGCGGACGTCGCGAACGGCATGCTTGAGCTCGGACATGATGTAGATGCAAGGGAATATTTTCTGCGTTCCATCGATGGCTACCGTCAGCGAATTCAGTTGCTCGATGCCAATGGGTCCGATCCTGAAGCCGCGGCAAAGATGGCATCGACCTACGCAACGATCGCGGACCACTATGCCAACCGCCTAAACGATATCAGGTCTGCCGAGGCCGCTATCAGCGAAGCGGCCGCTATTGCTCAACGATCACTGGAGAAGGATCTTTCCACCGGCAGAAACGCCATTTCGGCTGTGTCCGTACATTTTCTTAGCGGCAGTATACGGGAAAAGGCGGGCGACACGGCAGCTTCCGAACAGGCTTACGCTAAGGCCGCTGAACTGGCACGGGAGCAATTGAAGCGAGGCTCATGGAGTTTTTTGGCGAGAAAGGAATACGACGCTTATCTGTCGCTTGCTGAACTCGCGGTGATGCGAGGCGACAGGGCAGAGGCTCTTGCACTGATCGAGCGTTCGCGTGAGAGCCGCAGAAAATGGGAGGCCGCGGACACTAATCGCAATAATGCACGCAGCCGTCACAGCGGCGCGATCCACTCGATAGTTGTCGGTAAATTACTGATATCGATGGGCGAAACGTCCGCCGGAAGACAAGAACTTGAGAGAGCAGCTGCTGTACTGACCGGCGTCATCGAGGAAAGCGATCCAATGAATAGAAAAGCGGTCCGCCATCTTGCGGGAGTATATGCCGTGCTTGGCGATTCTTATGCGGGCGTTGGCCTTTGTTCGGGGTCGGAGAGGCCGTTCGGCGGCATCACTGAACAAATCTACTACTGCCGTCCGGGGAATTTACAGCCGTCAAACCGCAGCCAACTCAATGCCGAAGCTGCCCGATCATTCTATAAACGGTCCGAGGCTGTTTTTGCCCGGCTCGAAAGCAGCGGCATTCTGACGGCGATCGACAGGGAACACTTAGCTGCGGTCCGCGTACGTGCCGATTCGTCCGGCGAGATCGCAGCGATCAAGAATTAG
- a CDS encoding sigma-70 family RNA polymerase sigma factor, which produces MSEVRGDITRLLADYGKGNRDVLDQLLPLVYDELRGIAGAYLAKERSDHTLQPTALVHEAYMRLIDQRTTDWRNRAQFYGLAAQMMRRILINHAVAKKAEKRGGAERPASLEGLTIAFDDTNFDLLDLNEALDRLAELDKQKCEIVEMRFFGGMTTEEIAQALNCSPSTVERGWTFARSWLYKELDSKQYA; this is translated from the coding sequence ATGTCTGAAGTACGGGGCGACATTACCAGGCTGCTGGCTGATTACGGCAAAGGAAACCGTGACGTGCTCGATCAGCTTTTGCCGCTCGTTTATGACGAGCTTCGCGGCATCGCCGGAGCGTATCTGGCAAAGGAAAGATCGGACCACACTCTCCAGCCGACGGCACTCGTGCATGAAGCGTATATGCGTTTGATAGATCAGCGGACGACCGATTGGCGCAATCGTGCCCAGTTTTACGGCCTGGCCGCTCAGATGATGCGGCGCATATTGATAAACCACGCCGTCGCCAAAAAGGCCGAAAAACGCGGCGGAGCCGAACGCCCCGCTTCGCTTGAGGGACTGACCATCGCCTTTGACGATACAAATTTTGACCTGCTCGATCTGAACGAAGCTCTTGACCGGCTCGCAGAGCTCGACAAGCAGAAATGCGAGATCGTCGAGATGCGGTTCTTTGGCGGAATGACAACCGAAGAGATCGCTCAGGCGTTGAATTGTTCGCCCTCAACGGTCGAACGCGGCTGGACTTTTGCACGAAGTTGGCTGTATAAGGAACTCGACAGCAAGCAATATGCCTGA
- a CDS encoding carboxypeptidase regulatory-like domain-containing protein → MKNRRFRLAAVLLAAVIAVSLPAITADAASQFGFVSTIGSFLGLESPESPVVEAAVPDTHGIDAVNSITALGIAFTENFDSMGFFQSAALPDGFAHSGVLTFTNVWNEDQIGTSQWAGTTGIGALTGTSTAGVYNFADGLRDSSTDRSLGILNSGSFTSPRSLFLRITNNTGSTIGSLDIAFDYEKYRSGSRAFDWTFFHGSTTAPATAATAGDQSYAADANNTTVFNPPTTISKSFTLSGLNIPNGSHYYLRWTLTGVGGSTNGQGLGIDNLGITAYGVPPVCPAGSWYNGTSCVAASPGFFVPTSGATSQTPCSAGTYQPNSGSTSCLFAPAGTFVSTTAATSPTLCSAGTFQPNVGQASCILAPAGTFVSTTGATAPTQCPSGRYQPNTGQTSCILASPGNFVATSGATSQTQCPVGTFQPNSGATSCLFAPAGSFVSTTGATASTQCAAGSYQPNTGQSSCMLASPGFYVPDPGATAQIACPAGTTSGTGATACTPLASPPIVSTDAATSVTATSATLNGTANPNGDAATGWFRYSTVSPGTCNDSFGTRAPSTGGTSLGSGTSGVPYSFGITGLVAGTQYFFCAIAQNSGGTSFGAVQTFTPVGPPTVTTNAATSVTAITATVSGLATPNGSATTAWFRYSATDPGTCNDTFGTRAPTTGGASLGSGTSPTAYNRSITGLIPATTYYFCAIAQNAEGTSFGSVLSFTTLANAPTVGTSAANGFVSGGATLNGFANPGGAATTGWFRYSTTNPGTCNDSFGTRAPLSGGTSLGSGTTSGPFSQSITGLVTGTIYFYCAIAENSIGKSFGTVMGLIAQDAPTVTTNAATAVTASVATLNGAANPNGSATTGWFRYSTTDPGTCNDTFGTRAPTSGGSSLGSGTSLANYSQAIAGLAPATTYYYCAIASNAIGTEFGSVLSFTTNALPPTVSTSAATLVTNSSAQLNGSANPGGAETTGWYRYATASPGTCNDSFGTRAPSTGGTSLGSGTTSVGYSQAITGLSASTTYYFCAIAQNSEGTSFGAVQQFTTTAPPPAVQFAASTFMDDESQSAVITVTRTGSLAVASSVDVVLTDGTATGGADCTTSGVDYVYTGPVTLNFAINDDSESFSVPLCGDVINEGTETVDLSLTSNVNADIGSPNTAVLLINDTASQFRNATAIDMFLGTAGSPNPSTINVTGGPTVIGSMRVTLYDLSHDIPDNIDILLIGPNGAKYVLMGDTGGPFTIDVNSPVTLSFTDSAAAVLPDSNVLTTGTYLPTTCETPVTNFAGAPAGPYIEPGCVVSRPVTQTMFGAFGLTSPMGNWNLYVRDDNGSPLTMTAIGSIAGGWGLEFLPPTAAGVEVSGRVLTSDGRGLRNATVTMTDGQGVTRSAVTSSFGYYRFEGVPVGDSFVMTVNSRSYRFVPRVVTVTDTLTDVDFVGLE, encoded by the coding sequence ATGAAAAACCGCCGTTTCCGTCTTGCAGCCGTATTGCTTGCTGCCGTAATAGCCGTCTCTTTGCCCGCGATCACCGCCGACGCCGCATCGCAATTCGGCTTTGTCTCCACGATCGGAAGTTTTCTTGGGCTTGAAAGCCCGGAATCGCCTGTCGTTGAGGCCGCTGTACCTGATACGCACGGCATCGACGCCGTAAACTCCATAACCGCCCTCGGCATCGCGTTCACGGAGAATTTTGACAGTATGGGTTTCTTTCAGTCAGCGGCGCTGCCAGATGGCTTTGCACATAGTGGAGTTTTAACCTTTACAAACGTATGGAACGAAGACCAAATTGGCACTTCCCAATGGGCTGGAACAACTGGTATAGGAGCACTTACAGGCACATCTACCGCAGGTGTTTATAATTTTGCTGACGGTCTTAGGGACAGCTCGACAGATCGTTCTTTAGGGATTTTAAACTCCGGTAGCTTTACGTCGCCGCGGTCACTTTTCTTGCGGATCACAAACAACACGGGATCAACGATCGGCAGCCTTGATATCGCTTTCGATTACGAAAAATACCGCTCCGGCTCAAGGGCTTTCGACTGGACGTTCTTTCACGGCTCTACGACCGCACCGGCAACCGCCGCAACCGCGGGCGATCAGTCCTATGCCGCTGATGCCAACAACACTACGGTTTTTAATCCCCCGACGACAATAAGCAAGTCTTTTACGCTCAGCGGCCTCAATATTCCGAACGGCTCGCATTATTACTTGCGTTGGACGCTCACCGGCGTTGGCGGTAGCACAAACGGTCAAGGTCTCGGAATAGACAACCTCGGCATCACCGCATATGGCGTTCCGCCGGTCTGCCCGGCGGGATCGTGGTACAACGGCACTTCTTGTGTCGCGGCAAGCCCCGGATTTTTCGTTCCTACATCGGGAGCAACTTCGCAGACGCCGTGCTCGGCCGGCACGTATCAGCCGAATTCGGGTTCCACCTCTTGCCTCTTCGCCCCTGCGGGCACTTTTGTTTCGACCACCGCCGCGACCTCGCCGACGCTCTGCTCCGCGGGAACATTTCAACCGAACGTTGGACAGGCGTCGTGCATACTCGCACCGGCGGGAACGTTCGTCAGCACGACAGGCGCTACCGCGCCCACGCAATGTCCCTCAGGCCGCTATCAGCCGAACACAGGCCAGACATCGTGCATACTCGCAAGCCCCGGCAATTTCGTAGCAACATCGGGAGCGACTTCGCAGACGCAGTGCCCCGTAGGAACATTTCAGCCGAATTCCGGTGCGACGTCGTGCCTGTTTGCACCGGCGGGAAGCTTTGTCAGCACGACCGGAGCTACCGCGTCCACGCAATGCGCCGCCGGCAGCTATCAGCCGAACACCGGCCAGTCGTCCTGCATGCTCGCAAGCCCGGGCTTTTACGTGCCCGATCCGGGTGCGACGGCCCAGATAGCTTGTCCCGCCGGCACTACGTCGGGAACAGGCGCGACCGCCTGTACGCCGCTCGCCAGCCCGCCGATCGTTTCGACAGACGCCGCCACCAGCGTGACCGCAACCTCGGCTACGCTCAATGGCACCGCGAACCCGAACGGCGACGCCGCGACCGGCTGGTTCCGTTATTCGACGGTCAGCCCCGGAACGTGCAACGACAGTTTCGGCACGCGTGCTCCTTCGACCGGCGGAACGAGCCTCGGCAGCGGCACGAGCGGCGTCCCGTATAGCTTTGGTATTACCGGGCTTGTCGCCGGCACACAATATTTTTTCTGCGCCATCGCACAGAACAGCGGCGGCACATCGTTCGGCGCCGTGCAGACATTTACTCCCGTCGGCCCGCCCACTGTCACGACCAACGCCGCGACGAGCGTTACGGCGATTACGGCAACCGTGAGCGGCTTAGCAACCCCGAACGGATCGGCCACGACAGCCTGGTTCCGCTATTCAGCGACCGATCCGGGTACGTGTAATGACACGTTCGGCACACGTGCCCCTACGACCGGCGGAGCCTCGCTCGGCAGCGGCACTTCGCCCACCGCGTATAACCGCTCGATAACCGGCCTCATTCCCGCGACGACCTATTATTTCTGCGCGATCGCTCAAAACGCCGAGGGCACTTCGTTCGGCAGTGTGCTGAGCTTTACGACGCTTGCGAATGCTCCGACCGTGGGGACATCTGCCGCCAACGGTTTTGTTTCAGGCGGGGCAACGCTCAACGGATTCGCAAACCCGGGCGGAGCCGCGACGACCGGCTGGTTCCGGTATTCGACGACAAACCCCGGAACCTGTAACGACTCATTCGGCACGCGCGCTCCGTTGTCGGGCGGCACTTCGCTAGGCAGCGGCACGACGAGCGGTCCTTTTTCTCAGTCGATCACCGGGCTCGTTACCGGTACGATCTATTTCTACTGTGCGATCGCGGAGAATTCCATCGGCAAATCCTTTGGCACTGTTATGGGCTTAATTGCTCAGGATGCCCCGACGGTGACGACCAACGCCGCCACGGCGGTCACTGCATCGGTGGCTACGCTGAATGGCGCCGCAAACCCGAACGGTTCCGCGACGACAGGCTGGTTCCGTTATTCAACGACGGACCCCGGAACGTGTAATGACACATTCGGCACACGTGCTCCGACGTCCGGCGGATCGAGCCTCGGTTCCGGAACGTCGCTCGCCAATTACTCGCAGGCGATAGCCGGACTCGCACCCGCGACGACCTACTACTATTGCGCGATCGCGTCGAACGCCATCGGAACGGAATTCGGCAGCGTGCTGTCGTTCACAACGAACGCTTTACCGCCGACCGTCTCGACATCTGCGGCAACGCTCGTAACAAATTCGTCCGCCCAGTTGAACGGATCGGCCAACCCCGGCGGAGCCGAGACGACCGGCTGGTACCGCTACGCTACGGCGAGCCCGGGCACCTGTAACGATTCATTCGGCACGCGTGCTCCTTCGACCGGCGGAACGAGCCTCGGCAGCGGCACGACGAGCGTCGGATATTCGCAGGCGATCACGGGGCTGTCGGCTTCGACGACATATTATTTCTGCGCAATAGCTCAAAACTCTGAAGGCACGTCATTCGGTGCGGTTCAGCAGTTCACTACCACAGCTCCGCCGCCGGCGGTGCAGTTCGCGGCTTCGACGTTCATGGATGATGAGTCGCAGAGTGCTGTGATCACGGTGACGAGGACAGGCAGTTTGGCTGTGGCGTCGAGCGTAGATGTCGTGCTGACGGACGGGACGGCGACAGGCGGTGCTGATTGCACGACGTCGGGTGTGGATTATGTTTACACGGGGCCGGTGACGCTGAACTTTGCGATCAATGACGATTCCGAGTCTTTCAGCGTACCTCTGTGCGGTGATGTGATCAATGAAGGCACAGAGACCGTGGATCTGTCTTTGACCAGCAACGTCAACGCCGACATCGGCTCGCCGAATACCGCGGTTCTGTTGATAAACGACACCGCATCGCAGTTCCGCAATGCGACAGCGATAGATATGTTCTTGGGAACGGCAGGATCACCGAATCCTTCGACCATCAACGTCACCGGCGGACCGACGGTCATAGGTTCAATGAGAGTTACTCTGTATGACCTGTCGCACGATATCCCGGACAACATAGACATACTGCTCATAGGGCCGAACGGTGCAAAGTATGTGCTGATGGGCGATACCGGCGGGCCTTTCACTATAGATGTGAATTCGCCTGTAACGCTGAGCTTTACTGACAGTGCTGCGGCGGTGCTGCCTGATTCGAATGTGCTGACGACAGGCACATACCTGCCCACGACCTGCGAGACGCCTGTGACGAACTTTGCGGGAGCTCCTGCAGGGCCGTACATCGAACCGGGCTGTGTCGTATCAAGGCCCGTCACGCAGACGATGTTCGGGGCATTCGGGCTGACAAGCCCTATGGGCAACTGGAACCTCTATGTCCGAGACGACAACGGCTCACCGCTCACAATGACGGCCATCGGAAGCATCGCAGGCGGTTGGGGACTGGAGTTCCTGCCTCCGACCGCAGCAGGTGTTGAAGTGTCAGGCCGCGTCCTCACATCTGACGGCAGAGGCTTACGCAACGCCACAGTGACGATGACCGACGGACAAGGCGTTACGCGATCCGCTGTCACATCCAGCTTCGGTTACTACCGTTTCGAGGGCGTGCCTGTGGGCGATTCGTTCGTGATGACGGTCAACTCACGCAGCTACCGCTTCGTTCCCCGTGTTGTAACAGTCACCGATACGCTGACCGATGTCGATTTCGTGGGACTGGAGTGA